A genomic region of Leptolyngbya sp. NIES-2104 contains the following coding sequences:
- a CDS encoding DUF2283 domain-containing protein, with protein MKVTYDSEVDILTILLSDAASEDSREDSPGVILDYDIEGNLIGLEILNASKRVENPLHLEHVITGISAQI; from the coding sequence ATGAAAGTTACCTATGATTCAGAAGTCGATATTCTGACGATTCTGTTATCAGATGCTGCTTCTGAGGATAGTCGTGAGGACAGTCCTGGTGTGATCTTGGACTATGACATTGAGGGAAATTTAATTGGTTTGGAGATTCTTAATGCCTCGAAGCGCGTCGAGAATCCACTCCACCTAGAACACGTCATTACTGGAATTTCCGCACAGATTTGA
- a CDS encoding DUF4258 domain-containing protein, with protein sequence MSFYISRHAAEKLQQRRIPEDLLDAVLQNPQQIIDDSDGAKIYQSQVLFPNGKLYLLRAVVYERTQPLIVSMVYKTTQISRYWRSE encoded by the coding sequence ATGAGTTTCTATATTTCTCGACACGCCGCAGAGAAATTGCAGCAGCGAAGAATTCCAGAAGATTTACTAGACGCAGTACTACAAAATCCTCAGCAAATTATTGACGATAGTGATGGAGCAAAAATCTATCAGTCGCAAGTCTTGTTTCCTAACGGTAAGCTTTATCTACTTAGAGCAGTAGTGTATGAGCGAACGCAGCCCTTGATTGTATCCATGGTTTACAAAACGACTCAAATTTCTCGATATTGGAGGTCAGAATGA
- a CDS encoding zinc-dependent metalloprotease has product MKRISRFLAFLLGFLLVILPISTNWVMPGVAQSKPAQRPNAEVDRSQLRPFDEVIKDTKPLKGLFTLYQNEKIGRVLLEISPNQLDRNFFAAMTLETGVGERGIYSGLPLGDFLFTFRRVNNSIQFVVPNFYFRADQGIPIERSIQRSFSDSVLETLPIRSIHAERKSFLVELNPLLLSDLPGLMPFLSASLQGSYNLESGNSYFDRIKAFPENIEVESVFAFSGSGNGDNFPTYIETLPDSRAFSLKVRYSLSQLPENNSYRPRLADDRIGYFITAYKDYTTDTSRRPFVRYINRWNLQKKDPNAPLSEPVKPIVFWIENSVPLEYRDAVREGALLWNRAFEKIGFKNAIEVKQMPDKADWDPADVRYNTIRWFNTNDAIFAMGPSRVNPLTGEILDADIIVSADFARAMKEDYRTLVEQNQMRSAPFVAQLTSNPNLCSYGMAAQAIRKQAKTDAKKQAPRLRFGSHLGNYQDLCFGVDTAKQFAVGNMSLSLMQNVLPSSPEMKAFAQEFMRNLIAHEVGHTLGLRHNFRSSAMLKPEELNNTAITQSKGLTGSVMDYAPVNLAPQGTKQGDYFSHTIGPYDEWAIEYGYTLLDARVPQAERRELDKIAQRAPQPELTYATDEDLTYLDPKTNVFDMSDDLLTYSEWQLKNAREMWNRVDQRFPFQGDSFNEVRVAFNSVFDYYFQFSTFLSEYIGGQYFNRFKAGDAQGRLPFESVPIDQQRRALALIQQYVFSEDPFRFSPDFLNKLAPSRWSHWGTEPTSNLDYPIHDNILFLQSFVLYSLLDYDRLARLRDSELRTQAGQGMTIPDLFDTLQSSIWGDVIKPQDNLKLSGLRRALQRQYMEAMIAMMLRQADAPDDARTVARYELKQLHQAIDRAMRRVNEKEIYTKAHLEEARDRIAKALDAQLQSQ; this is encoded by the coding sequence ATGAAACGAATATCGCGCTTCCTAGCCTTTCTGTTGGGGTTCCTGCTAGTTATATTGCCGATTAGCACCAATTGGGTGATGCCCGGAGTGGCTCAATCAAAACCCGCTCAGCGACCCAATGCCGAAGTCGATCGATCACAGCTTCGCCCCTTTGATGAAGTCATTAAAGACACTAAACCCCTCAAAGGATTGTTCACGCTGTATCAGAACGAAAAAATAGGAAGAGTTCTACTAGAGATTTCGCCGAATCAACTTGATCGCAATTTCTTTGCAGCGATGACGCTCGAAACCGGAGTCGGAGAACGCGGAATCTATAGCGGTTTACCACTCGGCGATTTTCTCTTCACGTTCCGCCGCGTCAATAATAGCATTCAGTTTGTAGTTCCAAATTTTTATTTCCGAGCGGATCAAGGCATTCCGATCGAGCGATCGATTCAGCGATCGTTCAGTGATTCTGTGCTAGAAACCTTGCCGATTCGCAGCATTCACGCAGAACGGAAAAGCTTTCTGGTTGAACTCAATCCATTATTATTATCAGATTTACCTGGATTGATGCCTTTCTTATCGGCTTCGCTGCAAGGATCATACAATCTGGAGTCTGGAAATTCTTACTTCGATCGGATCAAAGCCTTTCCAGAAAATATCGAAGTTGAATCCGTCTTTGCTTTTAGTGGAAGCGGCAACGGTGACAATTTTCCGACCTATATCGAAACCCTTCCGGACAGTCGAGCGTTTAGCCTAAAAGTGCGATACAGCCTCTCTCAACTGCCCGAAAACAATAGCTATCGTCCAAGATTAGCAGACGATCGAATTGGTTACTTTATCACTGCCTACAAAGACTATACGACTGATACGTCCAGACGACCGTTTGTCCGATACATCAACCGCTGGAACTTACAAAAGAAAGATCCAAACGCTCCATTGTCTGAACCTGTAAAACCGATCGTTTTTTGGATCGAAAACAGTGTTCCGCTAGAGTATCGCGATGCGGTGCGTGAAGGTGCTTTATTGTGGAATCGCGCCTTTGAAAAGATTGGATTCAAAAATGCGATCGAAGTCAAACAAATGCCCGATAAAGCCGATTGGGACCCGGCAGATGTCCGTTACAACACGATTCGCTGGTTCAATACCAACGACGCGATTTTCGCGATGGGACCCTCCCGCGTCAATCCACTCACAGGTGAAATTCTCGATGCAGATATCATTGTTTCGGCTGACTTTGCTAGAGCAATGAAAGAAGACTATCGCACCCTGGTTGAACAGAATCAAATGCGATCGGCTCCATTTGTTGCTCAACTAACGAGCAATCCGAACCTCTGTAGCTATGGAATGGCTGCTCAAGCAATCCGCAAACAAGCAAAAACCGACGCGAAAAAGCAAGCTCCTCGATTACGGTTTGGTTCGCATCTCGGCAACTATCAAGACCTTTGCTTTGGAGTCGATACCGCGAAACAGTTTGCAGTCGGAAATATGTCTTTATCTCTGATGCAAAACGTTTTACCAAGTAGTCCTGAGATGAAAGCCTTTGCTCAGGAATTCATGCGGAATTTGATTGCTCATGAAGTCGGTCATACTTTGGGACTGCGGCACAACTTCCGATCGAGCGCAATGCTCAAACCAGAAGAGCTAAATAACACAGCCATCACCCAGAGCAAAGGACTAACCGGATCAGTGATGGACTATGCACCTGTGAACTTAGCACCGCAAGGAACCAAGCAGGGAGACTATTTCTCACACACGATCGGACCTTATGACGAATGGGCGATCGAATACGGTTACACGCTCTTAGATGCCAGAGTTCCACAAGCTGAACGCCGCGAACTCGATAAAATTGCTCAACGCGCCCCCCAGCCTGAACTCACCTACGCGACTGATGAAGATCTCACTTATCTTGATCCGAAAACGAATGTCTTCGATATGAGCGACGATTTGCTCACCTACAGCGAATGGCAACTAAAGAATGCCCGTGAAATGTGGAATCGCGTCGATCAACGCTTCCCATTCCAAGGGGATAGCTTCAACGAAGTTCGAGTCGCATTCAATTCGGTGTTTGACTACTACTTCCAGTTCTCCACTTTCTTGAGCGAGTACATCGGAGGACAGTACTTTAATCGATTCAAAGCGGGAGATGCTCAGGGACGATTGCCGTTTGAATCAGTGCCGATCGATCAACAACGTCGCGCCCTCGCCCTAATTCAGCAGTACGTCTTTAGTGAAGATCCCTTCCGGTTCTCACCTGATTTCCTCAACAAGTTAGCACCTTCTCGCTGGTCACACTGGGGAACTGAGCCAACCTCGAACTTAGATTATCCAATTCACGACAACATTCTGTTTCTCCAAAGCTTTGTGTTGTATTCGCTGTTGGACTACGATCGCTTAGCCCGTCTAAGAGATTCGGAACTCAGAACCCAAGCCGGACAAGGAATGACGATTCCTGATCTATTCGATACGCTGCAATCGAGCATTTGGGGCGATGTGATCAAGCCGCAAGACAATCTCAAACTATCCGGGTTACGTCGTGCCTTGCAGCGACAATACATGGAAGCCATGATTGCAATGATGTTGCGGCAGGCGGATGCTCCTGATGATGCGCGAACAGTTGCAAGGTACGAATTAAAACAGCTTCATCAGGCAATCGATCGAGCCATGCGCCGCGTTAATGAAAAGGAGATTTATACAAAGGCACATCTAGAAGAAGCTCGCGATCGTATTGCAAAAGCTCTAGATGCTCAATTGCAATCGCAGTAA
- a CDS encoding anthranilate phosphoribosyltransferase family protein, translating into MSIEFRELLRKVGSGPHTSEDLTREEAETATRLMLLQEATPAQIGAFMISHRIKRPTGEELAGMLDAYDALSEKLPAIASKIPVTVMCNPYDGRSRTAPFSPLIALVLSAAGVPVVLHGGDRMPTKDGVPLIELWDGLGVNWKPLSISQVHQVLESTGLGFVYLPTHFPLAQGLVPYRDQIGKRPPFATLELMWNPYAGESHLVCGYVHPPTEGMFRDAFALRGTTNFTSVKGLEGSCDLPRDRTAIIGMGQGEKFDRLTLVPRDYGFAAKELPLVPLDQFADEMKSALKGEPSELLQAIVWNSGFYLWRAGACTSIEAGFSQAKAILELGQAERKLQQVVSAIENVRSVARIG; encoded by the coding sequence ATGAGCATCGAGTTTCGGGAGTTGCTAAGAAAAGTTGGAAGCGGACCTCATACGAGCGAGGATTTAACCCGCGAAGAAGCAGAAACCGCGACTCGATTAATGCTGCTCCAAGAAGCAACTCCCGCACAGATTGGAGCCTTTATGATTTCTCACCGGATCAAACGTCCGACCGGGGAAGAACTGGCAGGAATGTTAGATGCGTATGATGCGTTGAGCGAGAAACTACCAGCGATCGCATCAAAAATTCCCGTAACTGTGATGTGCAATCCTTACGATGGTCGATCGCGTACGGCTCCATTTAGTCCATTAATTGCGCTGGTACTCTCTGCGGCAGGAGTTCCAGTAGTGCTGCATGGAGGCGATCGAATGCCGACAAAAGATGGTGTTCCGCTGATCGAACTCTGGGATGGATTGGGCGTAAATTGGAAACCCTTATCCATTTCCCAAGTTCATCAAGTTCTAGAAAGTACAGGTTTAGGCTTTGTTTATCTCCCGACTCATTTTCCCTTAGCTCAAGGCTTAGTTCCCTATCGCGACCAAATCGGTAAGCGTCCGCCGTTTGCGACTTTAGAACTGATGTGGAATCCGTATGCAGGCGAATCACATCTAGTCTGTGGCTATGTGCATCCACCGACCGAAGGGATGTTCCGAGATGCGTTTGCGCTCCGGGGGACTACGAATTTTACTAGTGTCAAAGGGTTGGAAGGGAGTTGTGATTTACCCCGCGATCGCACTGCGATTATTGGCATGGGTCAGGGGGAAAAGTTCGATCGATTAACCTTAGTCCCGCGTGATTACGGGTTTGCAGCGAAAGAACTGCCGTTAGTGCCTCTCGATCAATTTGCCGATGAAATGAAATCAGCGTTGAAGGGTGAACCTTCGGAATTGTTGCAGGCGATCGTTTGGAATAGTGGATTTTATCTGTGGCGGGCGGGGGCTTGTACAAGTATTGAGGCGGGATTTTCGCAAGCTAAGGCGATTTTGGAATTGGGACAGGCGGAGCGGAAATTGCAGCAGGTGGTGAGCGCGATCGAGAATGTGCGATCGGTTGCCCGAATTGGATAA
- the argJ gene encoding bifunctional ornithine acetyltransferase/N-acetylglutamate synthase, with protein MADWQQIEGGVTAPKGFKAAGITAGLKPSGLPDLALIVSEVDAIAAGVFTVSQVRAACVDYCRERLQTKSNTRAILCNAGQANAATGAQGMIDALESAQLVAQALNLASDTILLASTGVIGQRIKMDVLRSAIPNLVASLSDTGNAAASKAITTTDLVTKSIALETAIGDRPVRVGGIAKGSGMIHPNMATMLAFVTCDAAVSSHLWQEMLSRAADRSFNQITVDGDTSTNDSLIALANGQSRTPAITESGAEADKLEAMLTEVCIYLAKAIARDGEGATCLIEVQVTGAVDDESARKVARTIAGSSLVKSAIFGRDPNWGRIAGAAGRADVTFDQEELQIKLGEFVLMQNGQPQPFDRAGASEYLKQQAAKSLDGDRQVLDHPVIIAVSIGNGTGSGKAWGCDLSYDYVKINAEYTT; from the coding sequence ATGGCAGACTGGCAGCAAATCGAAGGTGGAGTGACCGCCCCCAAAGGCTTCAAGGCAGCAGGAATTACCGCTGGACTCAAACCATCTGGTTTACCGGATTTAGCCTTAATCGTCTCTGAAGTCGATGCGATCGCGGCTGGAGTCTTTACCGTATCTCAAGTTCGCGCTGCCTGCGTCGATTACTGCCGCGAACGCCTTCAAACGAAATCGAATACCCGTGCGATTCTCTGTAATGCCGGACAAGCCAACGCTGCCACAGGCGCACAAGGCATGATTGACGCGCTCGAATCGGCTCAACTAGTCGCCCAAGCGTTGAATCTTGCCTCAGACACGATTTTGCTGGCTTCAACTGGAGTGATCGGTCAGCGGATCAAAATGGATGTATTGCGATCGGCAATTCCAAATTTGGTCGCAAGTCTAAGCGACACCGGAAATGCCGCGGCTTCCAAAGCAATTACGACTACCGATTTAGTCACGAAATCGATCGCGCTCGAAACCGCGATCGGCGATCGCCCGGTTCGTGTCGGCGGCATTGCCAAAGGTTCCGGCATGATTCACCCAAACATGGCGACGATGTTAGCGTTCGTTACTTGTGATGCAGCAGTTTCTTCACACCTCTGGCAGGAAATGTTAAGTCGGGCTGCCGATCGTAGTTTTAACCAAATCACCGTTGATGGCGATACCAGCACGAATGACAGTTTGATTGCATTAGCAAATGGACAATCAAGAACGCCAGCGATTACGGAATCCGGAGCTGAAGCGGACAAACTCGAAGCGATGCTAACTGAGGTGTGTATTTATTTAGCGAAAGCGATCGCACGAGATGGCGAGGGAGCAACCTGTTTAATCGAAGTTCAGGTCACAGGTGCCGTAGATGATGAATCGGCGCGAAAAGTGGCACGAACGATCGCAGGTTCGTCTTTAGTCAAATCTGCGATCTTTGGACGCGATCCGAACTGGGGGAGAATTGCTGGAGCCGCAGGACGAGCTGATGTGACATTCGACCAGGAAGAATTGCAGATCAAGCTCGGTGAGTTTGTTTTGATGCAGAATGGACAGCCGCAGCCGTTCGATCGAGCAGGCGCGAGTGAGTATTTGAAGCAACAAGCGGCGAAAAGTTTAGACGGCGATCGACAAGTGCTGGATCATCCTGTAATTATTGCCGTCAGTATTGGAAACGGGACAGGAAGTGGAAAAGCTTGGGGCTGTGATTTGAGCTATGACTATGTGAAAATCAACGCTGAATATACAACTTGA
- the acnB gene encoding bifunctional aconitate hydratase 2/2-methylisocitrate dehydratase, whose product MLESYRQHVAQRAELGIPPLPLSPQQTSELCELLKAPPAGEEAFLLSLLRDRVPPGVDQAAYVKASFLSAIAKGETTSPLISPQEAVELLGTMMGGYNVHSLIELLKSSNPEIAETATAALSKTLLVYDAFHDVQELAESGNSYAQNVLNSWANADWFTNRAPLPEMITVTVFKVPGETNTDDLSPATHATTRPDIPLHALAMLETRQPGSLETIAQLKQKGHPLAYVGDVVGTGSSRKSAINSVLWHIGEDIPFVPNKRSSGYILGGKIAPIFFNTAEDSGALPIECDVTNLNTGDVITIYPYKGEITNGSGEVVSTFTLKPDTILDEVRAGGRIPLLIGRTLTDKIRSAMGLPISDLFVRPKMPTDTGKGFTLAQKMVGKACGLPGVRPGTSCEPIMTTVGSQDTTGPMTRDELKELACLGFSADLVMQSFCHTAAYPKPVDIKTHNELPDFINSRGGVSLRPGDGIIHSWLNRMLLPDTVGTGGDSHTRFPLGISFPAGSGLVAFAAALGAMPLDMPESVLVRFKGKLQPGVTLRDVVNAIPYVAMQQGKLTVSKENKKNVYSGKIIEMEGLPDLQLEQAFELTDATAERSAAGCTIALSVETVSEYLRSNVALLKNMVARGYGDARTILRRVRQMEDWLADPHLLQADSDAEYADIIEVDLDQLKEPIVAAPNDPDNIKLMTECAGDPIHEVFIGSCMTNIGHYRAAAKILEGAGVAKARLWIAPPTRMDEQQLRAEGVYDIFQATGARTEMPGCSLCMGNQARVDDGVTVFSTSTRNFNNRMGKGAQVYLGSAELAAVCALLGKIPTLEEYMSVVQAKIDPFAADLYQYLNFDRISGFEDEGRVLSKEEEAKLVSSIGA is encoded by the coding sequence ATGCTTGAATCTTACCGTCAACACGTCGCGCAACGGGCTGAATTAGGAATTCCACCGCTTCCCCTGAGTCCGCAGCAAACTTCGGAACTGTGCGAATTGCTCAAGGCTCCGCCTGCGGGTGAAGAAGCGTTTTTATTGTCTCTGTTACGCGATCGTGTTCCGCCTGGAGTTGATCAAGCCGCTTATGTGAAAGCGAGTTTCTTAAGCGCGATCGCAAAAGGTGAAACGACTAGCCCGCTGATTTCGCCTCAGGAAGCCGTCGAACTGCTCGGTACGATGATGGGCGGCTACAACGTGCATTCTTTGATCGAATTGCTCAAGTCATCGAATCCTGAAATTGCAGAAACGGCAACAGCGGCTCTAAGTAAAACGCTGCTCGTGTATGATGCCTTTCACGATGTGCAAGAACTGGCAGAGAGCGGAAATTCTTACGCTCAGAATGTGCTGAATTCTTGGGCAAATGCGGACTGGTTTACCAATCGCGCTCCGTTGCCTGAAATGATTACGGTGACGGTGTTCAAAGTTCCGGGTGAAACAAATACAGATGATTTATCACCCGCTACTCATGCCACGACACGCCCAGACATTCCCCTTCACGCGCTGGCAATGTTGGAAACGCGACAACCGGGATCGCTCGAAACGATCGCGCAATTAAAACAGAAAGGTCATCCGCTGGCGTATGTGGGCGATGTCGTGGGAACGGGATCTTCTCGAAAATCCGCGATTAACTCGGTACTATGGCACATTGGCGAGGATATTCCGTTTGTGCCGAATAAGCGATCGAGCGGTTACATTCTCGGTGGCAAGATTGCGCCGATCTTCTTCAACACGGCGGAAGATTCGGGTGCTTTACCGATCGAATGTGATGTCACGAATCTCAATACAGGTGATGTAATCACGATTTACCCCTACAAAGGTGAGATCACGAATGGATCGGGCGAAGTGGTTTCGACCTTCACCTTAAAACCAGACACGATTCTAGATGAAGTTCGTGCGGGTGGACGGATTCCATTACTGATTGGGCGAACGCTGACCGATAAAATTCGATCGGCAATGGGCTTACCGATTTCCGATCTGTTTGTGCGTCCCAAAATGCCGACCGATACCGGAAAAGGATTCACCCTCGCTCAAAAGATGGTGGGTAAAGCCTGTGGACTTCCCGGCGTTCGTCCCGGAACTTCTTGTGAGCCGATCATGACCACGGTTGGATCGCAGGACACAACCGGACCCATGACCCGCGACGAACTCAAAGAACTCGCTTGCCTCGGATTCAGTGCCGATCTAGTGATGCAAAGTTTCTGTCATACGGCAGCTTATCCGAAACCCGTAGACATCAAAACGCATAACGAACTTCCAGACTTTATCAATTCTCGCGGCGGCGTTTCTCTGCGTCCAGGTGATGGCATTATTCACTCCTGGCTGAACCGAATGCTGCTACCTGACACGGTTGGAACAGGCGGCGATTCGCACACTCGCTTCCCGCTTGGGATCTCGTTTCCGGCGGGATCGGGTTTAGTCGCGTTTGCGGCGGCGCTCGGTGCAATGCCACTTGATATGCCGGAATCCGTTCTAGTTCGATTCAAAGGTAAATTGCAGCCCGGTGTCACTCTACGTGATGTAGTGAATGCGATTCCTTATGTTGCGATGCAGCAAGGAAAACTCACGGTTTCTAAAGAAAACAAGAAAAACGTTTACTCTGGCAAAATTATCGAGATGGAAGGATTGCCAGATTTGCAGTTAGAGCAAGCGTTTGAATTGACGGATGCCACGGCTGAACGATCGGCGGCGGGATGTACGATCGCGCTTTCGGTTGAGACCGTTTCCGAATATCTGCGATCGAATGTGGCTCTACTGAAAAACATGGTTGCCCGTGGATACGGCGATGCTCGTACGATTCTGCGTCGCGTTCGTCAGATGGAAGACTGGCTCGCTGATCCCCATTTGTTACAAGCGGATTCCGATGCCGAATATGCGGACATTATCGAGGTCGATTTGGATCAGCTTAAAGAACCGATCGTCGCCGCTCCGAATGATCCCGATAACATCAAGCTCATGACCGAATGTGCAGGCGATCCGATCCACGAAGTCTTCATCGGTTCCTGCATGACCAACATTGGACATTACCGCGCCGCTGCCAAAATCCTCGAAGGTGCAGGAGTCGCCAAAGCCAGACTTTGGATCGCTCCCCCGACTCGCATGGATGAACAGCAGCTAAGAGCCGAAGGCGTTTACGACATCTTCCAGGCGACCGGAGCTAGAACCGAGATGCCGGGATGTTCGCTCTGTATGGGCAACCAAGCACGAGTTGATGACGGTGTAACGGTGTTCTCAACTTCGACCCGGAACTTTAACAATCGGATGGGCAAAGGAGCACAGGTCTATCTGGGTTCTGCGGAACTTGCAGCAGTGTGTGCCCTTCTCGGTAAGATTCCAACCCTTGAGGAATACATGAGCGTCGTGCAAGCGAAGATCGATCCATTTGCGGCAGATCTGTATCAGTACTTGAACTTCGATCGTATTTCCGGCTTTGAAGATGAAGGTCGCGTCTTGTCGAAAGAAGAAGAAGCCAAACTGGTTTCGTCGATCGGCGCTTAG
- a CDS encoding LysR family transcriptional regulator, giving the protein MRLEQLQAFLAIAETGSFQQAARKCDVTQSTISRQLQSLETDLGMQLFHRTAQAKLTVAGEQFLPRARKICQEWKNAIAELEELRLGKQPELCIAAIHSVCAFHLPPVLQQFCQDYPEVQLRVTSLGSDRALKVLKDGLVDIAIVMNNRFLTAGSEMVVDVLYDEPVRILMSADHPLTQFESVPWSELVHYPQVVFKDGYGMQRLVQEQFQRQGAILKAALELNTLDAFRGVVRQGELIALLPQGAIHDIHLDPTLVVRSTADPTLVRQVVLVTTQDRLQIPPIQRFRELVREVMHPAFLTRLPKAIV; this is encoded by the coding sequence ATGCGCCTAGAGCAATTGCAGGCATTTTTAGCGATCGCAGAAACCGGAAGTTTTCAACAAGCTGCCCGAAAATGTGATGTGACCCAATCAACGATTAGCCGCCAGCTTCAATCGTTGGAGACGGATTTGGGAATGCAGCTTTTCCACCGAACCGCACAAGCAAAATTAACGGTCGCGGGTGAGCAATTTTTACCTCGCGCTCGAAAGATTTGCCAAGAGTGGAAAAATGCGATCGCTGAACTCGAAGAACTTCGATTAGGCAAACAGCCAGAGTTGTGTATTGCTGCAATTCATTCCGTCTGTGCGTTTCATTTACCGCCCGTATTGCAGCAATTTTGTCAGGACTATCCGGAAGTTCAGTTGCGGGTGACTTCATTGGGCAGCGATCGCGCTTTGAAAGTGCTCAAAGATGGACTGGTAGATATTGCGATCGTGATGAACAATCGTTTTCTCACCGCTGGATCAGAAATGGTTGTTGATGTGCTTTACGATGAGCCAGTTCGCATCTTAATGTCAGCCGATCATCCATTAACTCAATTTGAATCTGTGCCGTGGTCGGAACTGGTTCACTATCCGCAAGTGGTATTCAAAGATGGCTACGGAATGCAGCGATTGGTGCAAGAACAATTCCAACGCCAAGGAGCTATTCTCAAAGCTGCACTAGAACTAAACACATTAGATGCGTTTCGAGGAGTGGTTAGGCAAGGAGAATTGATTGCACTACTGCCTCAAGGTGCAATTCATGACATTCATCTTGATCCGACTTTAGTTGTGCGATCGACGGCTGATCCGACACTCGTTCGCCAGGTTGTGCTTGTGACGACTCAAGATCGATTGCAGATTCCGCCGATTCAGCGATTCCGAGAGTTAGTCCGAGAGGTGATGCACCCTGCATTTCTCACACGGTTGCCAAAAGCGATCGTCTAA
- a CDS encoding Uma2 family endonuclease, which yields MFQSLPKQITFDEFIVWYPEQSEHRYELRNGDVVQMTKPTGKHSNLGGYIALKLGNEIERLQIPYFVPKDCVVKYRESGYEPDAIVLDEQALEDDPRWEKESTITQGKSAKLVIEVTSTNWSDDYALKLEDYEALGIQEYWICDYLGLGGKRYIGSPKQPTFSVYQLNKEGEYELRQFRGEQAIASKVFPELQLSLNQILERINS from the coding sequence ATGTTTCAATCTCTTCCCAAGCAAATTACCTTTGATGAATTTATCGTTTGGTATCCAGAACAGTCAGAGCATCGTTATGAATTGCGTAACGGCGATGTCGTTCAAATGACTAAACCAACTGGTAAACACTCAAATTTGGGCGGCTACATTGCTCTGAAGCTAGGGAATGAGATTGAACGATTGCAGATCCCTTACTTTGTACCGAAAGATTGCGTCGTGAAGTACCGTGAGTCTGGATATGAACCAGATGCCATTGTTCTCGACGAGCAGGCACTTGAAGATGACCCGCGATGGGAAAAAGAATCTACTATCACTCAGGGTAAATCCGCCAAACTTGTAATCGAAGTGACAAGTACAAACTGGAGTGATGATTATGCTTTAAAGCTGGAAGATTACGAGGCTTTAGGCATTCAGGAATACTGGATTTGTGACTATCTTGGATTAGGCGGAAAGCGCTACATCGGTTCACCCAAGCAGCCCACGTTCTCGGTCTATCAATTAAACAAAGAAGGGGAGTACGAACTGAGACAATTTCGGGGAGAGCAAGCGATCGCATCAAAAGTCTTCCCCGAATTACAGCTCAGTCTCAATCAAATTCTAGAGCGCATCAATTCATAG